The Ralstonia wenshanensis genome includes a region encoding these proteins:
- a CDS encoding S10 family peptidase, whose protein sequence is MPPRPVGTPAQAWAAPRATQSRTFSSSEARMTTTDQPFFDPTAYGNGPDDNVTDTSEGMAITHHTVRIGGRNIAYTAHAGHLVTVDPSSSQPAAKMFHVAFVADAPAGGAQARPVTFFYNGGPGSSAVFVLLGSFAPRRIVTSMPSFTPPAPYRMEDNPDSLLDRSDLVFINPVGTGYSTAIAPKRNLDFWGVDQDARSIAQFIKRWLTANDRWNSPKFLFGESYGTARSCVLSYVLHEDGVDLNGITLQSSILDYTQAGNPVGLLPTCAADAWFHKRATSPKGDPLPADVGDFTEAAAVFASTDYEKALAKPTHADPAVLKTLSAYTGIDAATLQGWRLDVAAYDGAGTSLFLTTLLADKGLSLGAYDGRVTGIHTGIAASVDPNSGGNDPTMTAVSGVYTAMWNTYLNDDLKFTSNSAFTDLNDQAFRHWDFRHTDPTGAQKGLDANGNVALYTAGDLAATMSLNVDLKVFSANGYYDFVTPFYQTMLDLKAMPLLDAGVRKNLSAGFYPSGHMVYLDGGSRTALKADLARLYDAATTDHQAVARIRMLQARKA, encoded by the coding sequence TTGCCGCCGCGCCCGGTTGGGACGCCTGCACAGGCTTGGGCAGCCCCAAGGGCGACGCAATCGCGAACCTTTTCTAGCAGCGAGGCACGCATGACCACCACCGACCAGCCGTTCTTCGACCCCACCGCATACGGCAACGGCCCCGACGACAACGTGACCGACACCAGCGAGGGCATGGCGATCACGCATCACACCGTGCGCATCGGCGGACGCAATATCGCTTACACCGCGCATGCCGGCCACCTCGTCACGGTAGACCCGAGCAGTTCGCAGCCTGCGGCCAAGATGTTCCATGTGGCCTTTGTGGCGGATGCGCCAGCGGGCGGCGCACAGGCGCGGCCGGTGACGTTCTTCTATAACGGCGGGCCGGGGTCTTCGGCGGTATTTGTGCTGCTGGGGTCGTTCGCACCGCGCCGCATCGTGACGTCGATGCCGTCGTTCACGCCGCCCGCGCCGTACCGTATGGAAGACAACCCGGACAGCCTGCTCGATCGCTCCGACCTGGTTTTCATCAACCCGGTCGGCACCGGCTATTCGACGGCCATCGCGCCCAAGCGCAACCTCGATTTCTGGGGCGTTGACCAGGACGCGCGCAGCATCGCGCAGTTCATCAAGCGTTGGCTGACGGCCAATGATCGATGGAATTCGCCCAAGTTTCTGTTTGGCGAGTCTTACGGCACGGCGCGTTCCTGCGTGCTGTCGTATGTGTTGCATGAAGACGGGGTCGACTTGAACGGCATCACGCTGCAGTCGTCCATCCTTGACTACACGCAGGCGGGCAACCCGGTGGGGCTGTTGCCGACCTGTGCGGCAGATGCGTGGTTCCACAAGCGAGCCACCTCGCCCAAGGGCGACCCACTGCCCGCCGACGTGGGCGACTTTACCGAAGCTGCCGCCGTATTTGCCAGCACCGATTACGAAAAAGCGCTTGCCAAGCCCACGCATGCCGATCCGGCCGTGCTGAAAACGTTGTCTGCCTATACCGGCATCGATGCGGCGACGTTGCAGGGCTGGCGGCTGGATGTGGCAGCGTATGACGGCGCGGGCACGTCGCTGTTCCTGACCACGCTGCTGGCCGACAAGGGCTTGTCGCTGGGCGCGTACGACGGCCGCGTCACGGGCATCCACACCGGCATTGCAGCCAGCGTAGATCCGAACTCGGGCGGCAATGATCCGACCATGACGGCAGTGTCGGGCGTCTACACCGCCATGTGGAACACCTACCTGAACGACGACCTGAAGTTCACGTCCAACTCCGCCTTCACGGATTTGAACGACCAGGCCTTCCGCCATTGGGACTTCCGCCACACCGACCCGACCGGCGCGCAGAAAGGGCTTGATGCCAACGGCAACGTTGCCCTTTACACCGCCGGCGACCTGGCGGCCACGATGAGCTTGAACGTGGATCTGAAAGTGTTCTCCGCCAACGGCTATTACGACTTCGTCACGCCGTTCTACCAGACCATGCTGGACCTGAAGGCGATGCCGTTGCTGGATGCGGGTGTGCGCAAGAACCTGTCGGCGGGGTTCTATCCGTCGGGGCACATGGTGTATCTGGACGGCGGTTCGCGCACGGCATTGAAGGCCGATCTGGCGCGCCTTTACGACGCTGCCACGACCGACCACCAGGCCGTCGCGCGCATCCGCATGCTGCAAGCGCGCAAGGCCTGA
- a CDS encoding S53 family peptidase, with translation MVRHPLRGSERTIPEDARILGDAHPAEQIRALVQLRRPNEAELDARLSGFVHAHAAGTPPPTPLTREEWAAQFGAATDDIDAVRTFAREQGLQVVEVNVAAATVMLEGSVEQFCRAFDTHLHRVAHGDCEYRGRSGPLRLPESLQDVVVAVLGLDSRPQAAPHFRFVPLPTGSVEPGGIRPARAAPTASYTPVQLAQLYGFPQGDGAGQCIAFVELGGGYREDDLRAYFQEVGVPMPTVTAIPVGPGANRPTGDPSGPDGEVMLDLEVAGAAAPGATLAVYFTVNTDAGFVQAINAAIHDTKLRPSVVSISWGAPENAWTPQAMQAVNAALQSAATMGVTVCAASGDNGSSDGMPDRAEHVDFPASSPYALACGGTSVRASGNRIEEETVWNDGARGGAGGGGVSTVFALPSWQQGLAAQQTGGESVPLARRGVPDVSADADPLTGYVVRVDGEPGVVGGTSAAAPLWAALIARINAVKGRPAGYLHARLYQNPAAFNDIKQGNNGTFAAAPGWDACTGLGSPKGDAIANLF, from the coding sequence ATGGTCCGGCACCCCCTGCGCGGCAGCGAGCGCACCATTCCTGAAGACGCGCGCATCCTCGGCGATGCGCATCCGGCAGAGCAGATCCGGGCGCTCGTGCAATTGCGCCGCCCGAACGAGGCTGAGCTCGATGCGCGCCTGTCCGGATTTGTCCACGCGCATGCTGCCGGAACGCCACCGCCCACACCGCTGACCCGCGAAGAGTGGGCCGCCCAGTTTGGCGCTGCCACGGACGACATCGACGCCGTGCGCACCTTTGCCCGCGAACAGGGCCTGCAAGTGGTCGAAGTGAACGTGGCCGCCGCCACGGTCATGCTGGAAGGCTCCGTCGAACAGTTCTGCCGCGCGTTCGATACGCACCTGCACCGCGTGGCACACGGCGACTGCGAATACCGCGGGCGTTCGGGCCCGCTGCGGTTGCCGGAATCATTGCAGGACGTGGTGGTTGCCGTCCTGGGGCTCGACTCACGTCCGCAGGCGGCGCCGCACTTTCGCTTTGTGCCGTTGCCTACCGGATCGGTTGAGCCGGGAGGCATCCGGCCCGCCCGTGCGGCGCCCACCGCGTCGTACACGCCGGTGCAGCTCGCGCAGCTCTACGGCTTTCCGCAGGGCGATGGCGCCGGCCAGTGCATTGCGTTTGTTGAGCTTGGCGGCGGCTATCGGGAAGACGATCTGCGTGCGTACTTCCAGGAGGTGGGCGTGCCGATGCCGACGGTGACGGCCATACCGGTCGGGCCGGGCGCCAACCGCCCGACCGGCGACCCGAGCGGGCCCGACGGCGAAGTCATGCTCGACCTGGAAGTGGCAGGCGCTGCGGCGCCGGGCGCCACGCTGGCTGTGTACTTCACCGTCAATACCGACGCCGGTTTCGTGCAAGCCATCAACGCCGCCATCCATGACACCAAGCTGCGGCCCTCGGTGGTTTCCATCAGTTGGGGCGCGCCCGAAAACGCCTGGACGCCGCAGGCCATGCAAGCCGTCAACGCCGCGCTGCAGAGCGCCGCAACCATGGGCGTGACGGTGTGTGCGGCCTCGGGCGACAACGGCTCCAGTGATGGCATGCCGGATCGTGCAGAGCATGTCGACTTTCCCGCCTCCAGCCCGTACGCCCTGGCATGTGGCGGCACCAGCGTGCGTGCCAGCGGAAACCGCATCGAAGAGGAAACCGTCTGGAACGACGGCGCACGAGGCGGCGCGGGCGGCGGCGGGGTGAGCACCGTCTTTGCATTGCCGAGTTGGCAGCAGGGCCTGGCCGCGCAGCAGACCGGCGGCGAGAGTGTGCCGCTGGCGCGGCGCGGCGTGCCTGATGTCTCGGCCGATGCCGACCCGCTGACCGGCTATGTCGTCCGCGTGGATGGGGAGCCCGGCGTAGTGGGCGGCACCAGCGCCGCCGCACCGCTGTGGGCCGCGCTCATCGCGCGCATCAACGCTGTCAAGGGACGCCCGGCGGGTTATCTGCATGCGCGGCTGTATCAGAACCCCGCCGCGTTCAACGACATCAAGCAGGGCAACAACGGCACCTTTGCCGCCGCGCCCGGTTGGGACGCCTGCACAGGCTTGGGCAGCCCCAAGGGCGACGCAATCGCGAACCTTTTCTAG
- a CDS encoding DUF1488 family protein codes for MNISFTGKTFRSVGDLFFQAIVDGKVVSCFVTSEALSLCDCAHQKITAEEVYRNYRDWIELAASDLIRAGSLAPVIVRGRDLAASRASLPHGGVPAYDLDRARQLRLVPRSSR; via the coding sequence ATGAACATTTCATTCACCGGCAAGACCTTCAGGTCCGTAGGCGACCTGTTCTTCCAAGCCATCGTCGACGGCAAGGTCGTGAGCTGTTTCGTCACGTCCGAAGCGCTCTCGCTTTGCGATTGCGCGCATCAAAAAATCACGGCCGAAGAGGTTTATCGCAATTACCGCGACTGGATCGAATTGGCTGCGTCGGACCTGATCCGCGCGGGCTCGCTCGCACCGGTCATCGTGCGCGGCCGCGACCTGGCCGCTTCTCGTGCTTCGCTGCCGCACGGTGGCGTGCCGGCCTACGATCTGGATCGCGCGCGTCAACTGCGCCTGGTCCCGCGCTCGTCGCGCTGA
- a CDS encoding AMP-binding protein — translation MTSLDAFLRCRDFLLAHREDYDTAVRDFVWPELDRFNWALDYFDAMARGNDAIALWVVDDQGNETRLSFAQMAERSARVANHLRALGVQRGDRILLMLGNVPGLWDVMLASIKIGAVIIPATTLLTAEDLRERIAMGEVSHVVVGGADCAKLDAVSGTFTRIAVGTDKAPAGWHRFEDAYDASAEFKPDAPTQASDPLLLYFTSGTTSKPKLVMHTHASYPVGHLSTLYWIGLRPGDVHWNISSPGWAKHAWSCFFAPWNAGATVFIYNYARFEPKAALDVLCRAKVTTLCAPPTVWRMLIQEDLAAWKPALRELVGAGEPLNPEVIERVRAAWGITIRDGYGQTETTCQIGNSPGQPVKAGSMGRPLPGYRITLRDPDGHEAEEGEICIELNARPTGLMEGYAGNPDKTAEAMRGGVYHTSDIAARDDSGYLTYVGRADDVFKASDYRVSPFELESVLIEHPAIAEAAVVPSPDPLRLAVPKAFLVLRAGHEAGPELARDILGFCRSRLASYKRVRRIEFADLPKTISGKIRRVELRMREATRSESAAGVRNLQEYWEEDFPAD, via the coding sequence ATGACATCGCTGGACGCTTTCCTGCGGTGCCGCGACTTTCTGCTCGCGCACCGTGAGGATTACGACACCGCCGTGCGCGATTTTGTATGGCCCGAGTTGGATCGTTTCAACTGGGCGCTGGATTATTTCGACGCCATGGCGCGCGGCAACGACGCCATCGCCCTGTGGGTGGTCGACGATCAGGGAAACGAGACGCGGCTGTCGTTCGCACAGATGGCGGAGCGCTCGGCGCGCGTGGCCAACCATTTGCGGGCGCTGGGCGTGCAGCGCGGTGATCGCATCCTGCTCATGCTCGGCAACGTGCCGGGGCTGTGGGATGTGATGCTCGCCAGCATCAAGATCGGCGCGGTCATCATTCCGGCCACGACGCTGCTCACGGCAGAAGACCTGCGCGAACGCATTGCCATGGGTGAGGTGAGCCACGTGGTGGTCGGCGGGGCAGATTGCGCCAAGCTGGACGCGGTCTCAGGCACATTCACACGCATCGCGGTCGGTACGGACAAGGCGCCGGCCGGCTGGCACCGTTTTGAAGACGCCTACGATGCCTCCGCTGAATTCAAGCCCGACGCACCAACGCAGGCCAGCGATCCGTTGTTGCTGTATTTCACGTCCGGCACCACGTCCAAACCCAAACTCGTGATGCATACGCATGCGAGCTATCCGGTGGGGCATCTGTCGACGCTGTACTGGATCGGCCTGCGCCCCGGTGATGTGCACTGGAACATCAGCTCGCCGGGCTGGGCCAAGCACGCGTGGAGCTGCTTCTTCGCGCCGTGGAATGCCGGCGCCACCGTCTTCATCTACAACTACGCGCGCTTCGAGCCCAAGGCGGCGCTCGATGTGCTGTGCCGCGCCAAGGTGACGACGCTGTGCGCACCCCCCACGGTGTGGCGCATGCTGATCCAGGAAGACCTGGCCGCGTGGAAACCCGCGCTGCGCGAACTCGTGGGCGCAGGCGAGCCGCTCAACCCCGAGGTGATCGAACGGGTGCGCGCCGCGTGGGGCATCACCATCCGCGACGGCTACGGCCAGACCGAAACCACCTGCCAGATCGGCAACAGCCCCGGGCAACCGGTCAAGGCGGGCTCGATGGGCCGGCCGCTGCCGGGCTACCGCATCACGCTGCGCGACCCCGACGGCCACGAGGCGGAGGAGGGCGAGATCTGCATCGAATTGAATGCACGCCCGACCGGCCTGATGGAGGGCTACGCCGGCAACCCCGACAAAACCGCCGAGGCCATGCGCGGCGGCGTGTATCACACCTCCGACATTGCGGCGCGCGATGACAGCGGCTACCTGACTTACGTCGGCCGCGCCGATGACGTATTCAAGGCATCGGATTACCGAGTCAGCCCGTTCGAGCTGGAGAGCGTGCTGATCGAGCACCCGGCCATCGCCGAGGCCGCCGTTGTGCCGAGCCCCGACCCACTCCGTCTGGCCGTGCCGAAGGCTTTCCTGGTGCTGCGCGCGGGGCACGAAGCCGGGCCGGAACTGGCGCGCGACATCCTTGGCTTTTGCCGTAGCCGATTGGCTTCGTACAAGCGCGTGCGCCGCATCGAGTTTGCCGATCTGCCCAAAACCATCTCAGGCAAAATCCGGCGCGTCGAATTGCGCATGCGTGAAGCCACGCGCAGCGAAAGCGCCGCGGGCGTACGCAACCTGCAGGAATATTGGGAAGAGGATTTCCCGGCCGATTAA
- a CDS encoding LysR substrate-binding domain-containing protein: MRFDLTDLRLFLHTAEAGSITAGAERVHLTLASASARIRGMEDTLGVPLLTRNRRGVETTAAGRTLVHHARVVLQQMDRMRGELGEYARGLKGYVRLLSNTAAMTEFLPETLSAFLAAHSEVDVDLEELVSHEIVEAIAQGRADIGIVNDAVDLSGLETFPFRHDRLVLVTARDHPLAERRELAFVETLQEDFVGLTGDNALQAYLAGHAARAGHRLKYRVRLRSFDAVCRMVERNVGVGVIPEHAAIRLQRSMGIRRVRLTDAWATRLLRICVRHFDDLPVFARQLIEHLREA; this comes from the coding sequence GTGCGCTTTGACCTCACCGACCTCCGACTCTTCCTCCATACCGCCGAAGCTGGCAGCATCACGGCGGGGGCCGAGCGTGTGCACCTGACATTGGCGTCGGCGAGCGCGCGCATCCGCGGTATGGAAGACACACTGGGCGTGCCGCTGCTCACGCGCAACCGGCGCGGTGTGGAAACGACCGCAGCCGGCCGCACGCTGGTTCACCACGCCCGCGTCGTCCTGCAACAGATGGATCGCATGCGCGGCGAGCTGGGCGAATACGCGCGCGGTCTCAAGGGCTACGTGCGGCTGCTTTCCAACACGGCGGCCATGACCGAGTTCTTGCCGGAAACGCTCAGCGCGTTTCTGGCCGCACACTCTGAAGTCGATGTCGATCTGGAAGAGCTGGTCAGCCACGAGATTGTCGAAGCGATTGCGCAGGGGCGCGCCGACATCGGCATCGTCAACGACGCGGTGGACTTGTCCGGGCTGGAGACCTTTCCGTTCCGCCACGACCGCCTTGTGCTGGTGACCGCGCGCGACCACCCGCTGGCCGAGCGCCGCGAACTGGCCTTCGTCGAAACCTTGCAGGAGGATTTTGTCGGCCTGACGGGCGACAACGCATTGCAGGCCTATCTGGCCGGGCACGCTGCACGTGCCGGTCACCGGCTCAAATACCGCGTGCGGCTGCGCAGCTTCGACGCCGTCTGCCGCATGGTGGAACGCAACGTGGGCGTGGGCGTCATTCCCGAGCATGCGGCGATCCGGCTGCAGCGCTCCATGGGCATCCGCCGTGTGCGCCTGACCGACGCCTGGGCGACGCGCCTGCTGCGCATCTGCGTGCGCCATTTCGATGATCTGCCTGTCTTCGCACGCCAGTTGATCGAGCATTTGCGCGAGGCCTGA
- a CDS encoding sulfite exporter TauE/SafE family protein, with product MESATLLLFGAGLLAGMMNALAGGGSFVTLPALMFAGVPSVFANASSTVALLPGAATSAWAYRGDYRGFGQVSMRAMVAISLVGGLFGALLLMNTSSRAFDFIVPWLLLIGSLAFTFGKQAGVWLRQRMQIGRTTLLVAQGALAIYGGYFGGAVGIMMMAVWALFGHDDIKALNASRTLLVGATNLVAVACFALARMVWWPQTLVMLVAAALGGYLGAHVGKRLPVPVVRALISTFGFSMTALLFWRAWSHV from the coding sequence ATGGAATCCGCCACGCTGCTGCTTTTTGGCGCGGGCCTGCTCGCCGGCATGATGAATGCACTGGCGGGCGGCGGCTCGTTTGTCACGCTGCCCGCGCTCATGTTCGCGGGTGTGCCATCGGTGTTTGCCAATGCGTCGAGCACGGTGGCGCTGCTGCCCGGCGCGGCCACATCGGCGTGGGCGTATCGCGGGGACTATCGCGGGTTCGGGCAGGTCTCGATGCGGGCCATGGTCGCGATCAGCCTTGTGGGCGGGCTCTTCGGCGCGCTGCTGTTGATGAATACGTCGTCCCGCGCGTTCGATTTCATCGTGCCGTGGCTGCTGCTGATCGGCTCGCTCGCATTTACCTTCGGCAAACAGGCCGGTGTGTGGCTGCGCCAGCGCATGCAGATCGGGCGCACGACATTGCTGGTCGCGCAAGGTGCGTTGGCTATCTATGGCGGCTATTTTGGCGGCGCGGTGGGGATCATGATGATGGCGGTCTGGGCACTGTTCGGCCACGACGACATCAAAGCATTGAACGCCTCGCGCACGCTGCTGGTGGGCGCGACCAACCTCGTCGCCGTAGCCTGTTTTGCACTTGCCAGGATGGTGTGGTGGCCACAGACGCTGGTCATGCTGGTAGCAGCCGCGCTGGGCGGTTATCTGGGCGCGCATGTCGGCAAGCGCTTGCCGGTGCCGGTTGTGCGGGCGTTGATTTCAACCTTCGGTTTTTCGATGACGGCGCTGCTGTTCTGGCGCGCCTGGTCGCACGTTTGA
- a CDS encoding redoxin domain-containing protein produces MKGRWKSFAMGVALAAAAFAAHAAETLQFQPLHARDVPALLQTPQARPLIVEIWSLDCSYCRENIARIAQWRRTAKKNVDVVMVSMDGPDQAEMLNRALAPLARDGKIGIARVPQYANAEDMPERLRAALDPGWQGEMPRTIILRPDGKRHASSGLLTPQALDTALRD; encoded by the coding sequence ATGAAGGGACGATGGAAATCGTTTGCGATGGGCGTGGCGCTGGCCGCTGCCGCTTTTGCAGCGCACGCCGCCGAGACGCTGCAGTTCCAGCCGCTGCATGCCCGCGATGTGCCGGCACTGCTGCAGACGCCACAGGCGCGCCCGCTGATCGTCGAAATCTGGTCACTGGATTGCAGCTATTGCCGCGAGAACATCGCCCGGATCGCGCAATGGCGGCGCACCGCCAAGAAGAACGTCGATGTGGTGATGGTGTCGATGGACGGTCCCGACCAGGCAGAGATGCTGAATCGTGCGCTGGCACCACTGGCCCGCGACGGAAAGATCGGCATTGCACGTGTGCCGCAATACGCCAATGCCGAAGACATGCCGGAGCGCCTGCGCGCCGCGCTTGATCCCGGCTGGCAGGGCGAGATGCCGCGCACGATCATCCTGCGTCCTGACGGCAAGCGTCATGCATCGAGCGGGTTGCTGACACCGCAGGCGCTGGACACGGCGCTCAGGGATTAA
- a CDS encoding sialidase family protein — MQSIPRFLAGALLAFAATLALAHEGHDHGAMAGKAAAKPQLATSAAFDKAGRLWVTWAEGPHVVVASSNDLGKTLSTPQRVNPQPEPIYTDGENRPKVIASPDGALYLSWSRPLDAPYTGFVRFSRSLDGGKTWSAPVTVHHDRQPITHRFDSIAVDGAGRIFVTWIDKRDLLRAQAAKQPYDGAAVYYTVSTDRGATFAPERKIIDQTCECCRIALAPDANGHMLALWRNVFAGQIRDHALATLPIDNTPLAVTRATFSEWRVDACPHHGPALAVTADGVRHMAWFSVLHDKPGLFYSRLSADGKPIGEAWGFAGSPQAGAQASHPALLAADGALWLVWKQFADDRMQILLRKSTDGGAHWTAPASLASTNGGSDHPQLLARDGHVYLSWRTQAEGYRLIDIGNVSPSNPSLEASK, encoded by the coding sequence ATGCAGTCGATTCCTCGATTCCTGGCCGGTGCGCTGCTGGCTTTTGCGGCAACGCTGGCGCTCGCGCACGAAGGTCATGATCACGGCGCCATGGCAGGCAAAGCTGCCGCCAAACCGCAGCTCGCCACGTCGGCGGCGTTCGACAAGGCAGGGCGCTTGTGGGTGACGTGGGCGGAAGGGCCGCATGTGGTGGTCGCCTCGTCCAACGATCTCGGCAAGACGCTGTCCACGCCGCAGCGCGTGAACCCGCAACCCGAGCCGATCTATACCGACGGCGAGAACCGCCCCAAGGTCATCGCCAGCCCGGACGGTGCGCTGTATCTGAGCTGGTCGCGCCCGCTCGATGCGCCGTACACGGGCTTCGTACGTTTCTCGCGCTCGCTTGACGGCGGCAAGACGTGGAGCGCACCGGTCACCGTCCACCACGACCGCCAGCCGATTACGCACCGCTTCGATTCGATTGCGGTCGATGGCGCCGGCCGCATCTTCGTCACGTGGATCGACAAGCGTGACCTGCTGCGCGCGCAGGCAGCCAAACAGCCGTACGACGGCGCGGCAGTGTATTACACCGTGTCGACCGACCGTGGCGCCACCTTCGCGCCCGAGCGCAAGATCATCGACCAGACCTGCGAATGCTGCCGCATTGCGCTGGCGCCCGATGCCAACGGCCACATGCTCGCGCTGTGGCGCAACGTGTTTGCCGGGCAGATTCGTGACCACGCATTGGCGACATTACCGATCGATAACACGCCGCTTGCCGTCACGCGGGCAACGTTCTCGGAGTGGCGCGTCGATGCGTGTCCGCACCATGGTCCCGCGTTGGCCGTGACGGCCGATGGCGTGCGGCACATGGCGTGGTTTTCCGTACTGCACGACAAGCCGGGGCTGTTCTACAGCCGGCTTTCGGCCGACGGCAAACCGATCGGCGAGGCTTGGGGTTTTGCCGGTTCGCCACAAGCCGGCGCGCAGGCATCGCACCCCGCATTGCTGGCGGCGGACGGCGCGCTGTGGCTGGTCTGGAAGCAGTTTGCCGACGACCGCATGCAGATTCTGCTGCGCAAATCCACAGATGGCGGCGCGCACTGGACAGCGCCGGCCAGCCTGGCAAGCACCAATGGCGGCAGCGACCACCCGCAACTGCTGGCGCGCGATGGCCATGTCTACCTGTCGTGGCGCACGCAAGCCGAGGGCTACCGGCTGATCGATATCGGCAATGTCAGCCCGTCCAATCCATCATTGGAGGCATCGAAATGA